The following are encoded together in the Falsiruegeria litorea R37 genome:
- a CDS encoding response regulator transcription factor, translating into MTHEPVRVLIVDDHPMVAEGIQSILESYDDIEVVGTLGNGQEAVDQTGTLKPDVILMDLNMPGLGGLSATEILLERAPDTRILILSMHDSPEYISTALSHGAMGYVLKDVPTDEIKQAIDTVMDGQRYLCTGAKGSLEPKDGTTREALTGREQTILLQLAQGKSNKEVAIALDISVRTVETHRKNIKRKLGISSTAGLTRYAMEHGMLQGTGAPL; encoded by the coding sequence ATGACCCATGAACCGGTCCGCGTGCTGATCGTCGACGATCACCCCATGGTCGCCGAAGGGATCCAATCGATCCTGGAAAGCTATGACGACATCGAAGTTGTCGGCACTTTGGGAAATGGCCAAGAGGCCGTTGACCAAACCGGCACCCTCAAACCGGACGTGATCCTGATGGATCTGAACATGCCGGGTCTGGGTGGGCTGTCCGCGACCGAAATTCTGCTGGAACGCGCCCCCGACACCCGCATCCTGATCCTGTCGATGCATGACAGCCCCGAATACATCTCGACCGCGCTCAGCCATGGCGCCATGGGCTATGTCCTGAAAGACGTGCCCACGGATGAGATCAAACAGGCCATTGACACGGTGATGGATGGCCAGCGCTATCTCTGCACTGGCGCCAAGGGCTCGTTGGAGCCCAAGGACGGCACCACGCGCGAGGCATTGACCGGACGCGAACAAACCATCCTGCTGCAGCTGGCACAGGGCAAGTCCAACAAAGAGGTGGCCATCGCGCTGGATATCTCTGTCCGCACAGTCGAAACGCACCGCAAGAACATCAAGCGCAAGCTGGGCATCTCGTCGACCGCCGGACTGACCCGCTATGCGATGGAACACGGCATGCTGCAGGGCACCGGCGCGCCGCTTTAG
- a CDS encoding HalD/BesD family halogenase, producing MELHDLVDLGRYPIDRPDSPAYERMILDLRRELDTDGCAVLPGFVHDEGIAALVKEADKVAPNAHRSFGRTNAYFSQDDPKLRRTHPIRQFFERSNAFVPADNFPAKGPLRRIYEYPGFMPFIRAALNEPEDRFFRYDDPLADVIINVVEEGQGFPWHFDTNNFTVTLAIQNGETGGQFEYVPGLRTSEDENFEGVARVLDGDMRNVRQLELQPGDLQIFKGRYSLHRVAAVKGERTRYVGIFSFVETEGMCGGVERTKQLYGRVLQHHYDREGRRSDQLLD from the coding sequence ATGGAACTGCACGATCTTGTGGATCTGGGGCGCTATCCCATCGACCGGCCCGACAGCCCCGCGTATGAGCGGATGATCCTGGATCTGCGCCGTGAATTGGACACCGACGGCTGCGCCGTACTGCCGGGGTTTGTGCATGACGAGGGGATCGCGGCACTGGTGAAAGAGGCGGACAAGGTGGCGCCAAATGCGCATCGTTCGTTCGGGCGCACCAATGCCTACTTCAGCCAGGATGATCCCAAGCTGCGGCGCACGCACCCGATCCGGCAGTTCTTTGAACGCTCAAACGCCTTTGTTCCGGCAGACAACTTCCCGGCAAAAGGTCCGCTGCGGCGGATCTATGAATACCCGGGCTTCATGCCGTTCATTCGCGCCGCCTTGAACGAGCCCGAGGATCGGTTCTTTCGTTATGACGACCCGTTGGCGGATGTGATCATCAACGTGGTGGAAGAGGGGCAGGGGTTTCCCTGGCATTTCGACACCAACAATTTCACGGTGACGCTTGCGATTCAGAATGGCGAAACCGGTGGCCAGTTCGAATATGTGCCGGGGTTGCGGACCAGCGAAGACGAGAATTTCGAAGGTGTCGCGCGGGTGCTGGATGGGGACATGCGCAATGTCCGGCAGTTGGAGTTGCAGCCCGGTGACCTGCAGATCTTCAAGGGGCGCTATTCCTTGCACCGTGTGGCCGCGGTCAAAGGGGAGCGGACCCGCTATGTGGGCATCTTCTCATTTGTCGAAACCGAGGGGATGTGCGGAGGGGTAGAGCGGACAAAGCAGCTTTATGGTCGTGTCTTGCAGCACCATTACGACCGCGAAGGACGTCGATCGGATCAATTGTTGGACTAA